The Acidimicrobiia bacterium genome includes the window CAGTTGAGGCTCGACCCGGCGGAATTGAATTTGCCGTTGGAGTTAGTACCGATGGTGGTAATGGCGACGATGCAGACCACGGCGATGAGGGCGACGAGCAGGGCGTACTCCACCATGGCTGCGCCACGGTCGCTGTCGGAGAACCGGGCTCGCATCCAGGTGGCGAGGAATTCGTAGGTGGTAATCATGAGT containing:
- a CDS encoding Flp family type IVb pilin → MRARFSDSDRGAAMVEYALLVALIAVVCIVAITTIGTNSNGKFNSAGSSLN